In the Oryzias latipes chromosome 9, ASM223467v1 genome, one interval contains:
- the rilpl2 gene encoding RILP-like protein 2, which translates to MEFGEESSPALAFEKDAFELTVEDVYDISYVIGRDLLKISSAGEEVSDLQFRIVRVLEMFETLVNKYNLSVEELKLERDNLKSELDRIIKEGSSAGQGTHTGGPNQLVVDLTDPNRPRFTMQELKEVLQERNQLKAQLMVAQEELQLYKSGILPQAEPAMVEINLDPPAATEHNPATINEKTTIGKLFSFRRK; encoded by the exons ATGGAGTTTGGTGAGGAGTCGTCCCCTGCTCTGGCGTTTGAGAAGGACGCTTTTGAGCTGACGGTCGAGGATGTGTATGACATTTCGTACGTAATCGGGCgagatttgttaaaaataagCAGCGCCGGTGAAGAAGTGTCGGATTTGCAGTTCAGGATCGTCCGAGTCCTGGAAATGTTTGAAACTTTGGTCAACAAGTACAATCTGTCTGTGGAGGAGTTAAAACTGGAACGGGACAACTTGAAGAGTGAACTGGACAGGATCATCAAAGAGGGCTCGTCTGCGGGACAGGGCACG CACACAGGGGGACCCAATCAGCTGGTGGTGGACCTGACGGATCCCAACAGACCTCGCTTCACCatgcaggagctgaaggaggtCCTGCAGGAGAGAAACCAGCTGAAGGCTCAGCTCATGGTGGCTCAAGAGGAGCTCCAGCTGTATAAGAG TGGAATTCTTCCACAAGCTGAACCAGCCATGGTAGAAATAAATCTGGATCCTCCAGCAGCCACAGAGCACAATCCAGCCACGATAAATGAGAAGACAACCATAGGAAAACT